The nucleotide window ATAGGAGTTTTGGCCGATCCTAACGAGGTGGCAGCCATTCTGGACCACCCTAACAAGGTGGCAGCCATTCTGGAGTGGTCCTTAGAGGGTTCATTTGCTTGACAGGGTATTACcgtaaatttattaaataagatagaAGGGTCCTTAGCCATGATCTCATTTCCGACCCCTGAATGGGTAGAAGAACTTATAGTTAGCTATTGTGAGTCAGTTATGTTAAGGGGGTAGAATGAACTGATTGCTAAACTTGAGAACCCAGAGCTATGTTAAGGGGGCATCAGTTACAGTAGGGACTGGTCCTAAAAAAAGGAAGGATTGTTCTGGTGGCTAACTCATCCTTTATGAAGAAGATCATGCAATACATTCATGACAATCCAATGGGAGGACATTTGGGGTATTTGAAAACATATAAAAGGGCTACGATGAACTTTTACTATAAGGGAATGAAGAAAGACATTAAGAAGATGATTCAGGAATGCGACACTAGTCAAGCTGTGAAGTATGAGACAATACCACCAGTAGGACTGCTACAGCCCTTACCTGTGCCACATCAAGTGTGGACTGATGTGCCTATAGATTTTTAGAGGTCTTACCCACCTCTCAAGGCTACAATGTGATTCTAGTAGTGGTAGATAGGTTTACTAAATTTTGTCACTTCATCCCTCTATCCCATCCCTACATAGCTACAGTTGTGGCCAACGCTTTCATTAATCATGTATTTAAGTTACATGGGCTGTCTAGATCTATTGTCTCAAATAGGAACCCAGTGTTCCTAAGCTCTTTTTGGAAGGTTTTCTTTTCACTGCAAGGGATTGATCTTAATCACAATTCAGTTTACCATCCCAAGTCGAATGGCCAAGCAAAAGCCCTCAATAAATGCTTAGAGGGCTATCTCAGATGTTACATAGAGATGAAACCTCAAAGATGGGCTCAATGGCTAGCACTtgctgaatggtggtataatactTCATACCATTCTGCAACCAAACTCAGTCCATTTGAGGCTTTATATGGGTATCCTCCACCCATACTCCTATCCTATGTGCCCGCAACAGATCATTTGATCAATCATAAGAACTAAGGAACAAATCTTAAAAATTCTCAAGGAAAACCTAAAATAGGTAAGGAATTGCATGAAAGTGCAAGCAGACAAACACTGAACAGAGCGCAAATTCGAGGAACATGATTGGGTCTACCTGAGGTTACAACTATACCGACAAAGGTCACTGGCCAACTGTAGCAACATGAAGTTGTCCCCACTCTTCTATGGGCCATTTTAGGTGGTGCAAAAGGTGGGGGAGATTGCCTATTACCTGAAGCTCCCAAGCACATCTCGGCTCCACCCAACGTTCCACGTGTCATGCTTGAAAAGGAAGCTGGGTGCCTAGATCCGACCCCTAACTACTCTTCCTCTAGTCGACAGCCACGGAGAGCTCCGTCCAAAACCCGAAACCATTATGGACCGTCATATGAGGCGCAATGGAAACCAACCTATTATAGAAGTTTTAATCAAATGGGGGGAGCTACAGAGGGAGATGACAACTGGGAGAAGTTGTGGGATCTTCAACAACTTtttccccaccttgtgggcaatgTGGTGTGAAGGAAGGGGCAAATGTTAGAACACTAAATCTCAAGAAGCTCAAATAGAAGAATTGAGGATTAGAGATACAAGTTGAGTTGAAgttaactgatctgaacttcTAAATGGCGTCGTTGCCAATTAGAGTGAAGGGCTGTGTTTTGAGAGGAGGAAGCTTCATTTGCCTTAGAAGCCTTGTTTTATTGAAGTAGAGTATATGTTGCGTTTTTTGGGAGATGTCCCAAACATTGTGTTTTGGCCATCCTAAACACTGCATTTAGTTACTGTGAGCTTTACTTTAATTTCAGTTGTCATGTTAGAGTCTTTTACTTTCTGTTATGGGTAGTGGGGCATCAATCTGTAGGGAGAGTGCCTTTGGTATATGAAGGAAATTGGGCAGAGGAATGGTATCTTTTGTCTTGTTGAATGTTCTGGATTATCCTAGAGGTTGAGCTACCTCGAATAGCTCCGATCTTTCATTGAAGTTTTATATTTCTATGTAATAGCATCCATTGTTACTCTGTTTCCTGGGTTTGTATTTTGGATTCTTAACAAGTGGTATCTTGAGTTGTCGATCCTTATGGCTGAAGGCACTCGCTACAAACTGTAACAAGAGGTTTTATAGAAACAAGTTGATGACCTCGAGGAGGGCCTACAAGAAATGAGAGACAAAATGAAACAGTTGATTGATATGGTACGCACGTTGGTGGCCAACCAGAATACTCTCCACAACAAGGACCtatatatcctatatatatatatataaataaagatgtGCCCATTCTTATCTTCATATTGTCTTCTTCaccatggatatatatatatatatataatatatatatacacatatatatatatatatatttatatatatggcgAGGGATGCTATTTATTATCCCACAtcacaaatttatatattttaatcttattttttatttttattattttttattttattttattcttgttaaactaattgagttgttctacttatcatccatacaccacatatttgttataaaaaaataaaaaaaaaattaaaataagtatagtgtgtggagatgataagtagaattattcgtTTTGGATTGGGTATTTGGTTGAACTCATTACCCTTATTAATTAGGTAATAGGAATGCAATTTTGATGAAGACTACAAGGAGTGTAAACATCATGATGAACCAACAGCTAAATTAATGGAACAAGATTCTGAACCAAGCATCATATACAAATCAATTCATTGTGGAAAAAATTAACCTATTAGAGAAGAAATCTTAGGTGCCATTtggatgatgagttgagattaaagttgaaagttgaccaaaatgttattataatattattattgttttgaaatttgaaaattctaaattttttattatattttgtgtaaaaattttaaaaaaaattataataatgaaattagacgaaataaaatgaaacaaaaattaactTATTAGAGAAGAAATCTTAGGTgccatttggataatgagttgagattaaagttgaaagttgaccaaaatattattataatattattattgttttgaaatttgaaaactctgaattttttattatattttgtataaaaatttaaaaaaattataataataaaatgagacgaaataaaatgaaacgTTTCTTGTATCCAAATGGGGCTTAATCTTGGTTAAATAGTACTTTTCTCCATTTTACTGGAAGCCAAacggagggaaaaaaaaaaagtgttacagAAAGCTTAGGCGGAAAAGAAATGACATGTtttataaagaaatgaaaaagaataaaagaagatTGTGGCCCATGCAGGTCTCGAACCTGCGACCTTCGCGTTATTAGCACGACGCTCTAACCAGCTGAGCTAATAGGCCACATGgctcttcttttcttcaatgCTTACTCGAATGTTAACAGCTCCATTTTGCATTTGTAGTTCATGGATGAGTCTCTTTCTTTTCATCCTCGTAATTTCTCGTTTTTTCAGTATTTTCTTTCTCCAGATTCCCCTCGATATGGCAGCAATTTACAGCCTCTACATCATCAATAAGTCTGGTGGCTTGATCTTCCACAAGGTTGGTTCCTTTCTGTTTCTCTATTTGTCACACGCTAGacttggatatttttttttctatttgtttccCGACAAAATATTTCTTTGTTGAAAAGGAAATTCTCTTGAAGAAACTGGGTAATAGTGAGAAAGACTAGCCTTTAAGTTGTTTGAGTTCGAATCAGACTGTTTTGGATTCTTAGATTAAGGAATAattgattttctctctttttcaatttttttccagcTACCAAGAGAGATGGGtattatgtgtatgtgtgtgtgtgtctcagAAAACTTCCAATTTTCCTTGGAATCTTTGTCTAGTGAAAGAGTGGTCGCTTAGGTTCTTTCCAGGAAAATTTTCAGTTTTCCGTGGAAACTATTTCATATTATGTACTTTCAAGCCTTGCGTTTGcttaatatttcatataaaaaataatgaatttttttatattgggAATGCGGCTTGTTTGATGAAATTTGTTTGTGCACACCTGCACGCTTGACAATTAGGATTATGGATCTGCTGGACGGATGGACACTAATGATAGCTTGAGGGTGGCGAGTTTATGGCACTCGATGCATGCGATCTCTCAGCAGTTATCACCAGTAGTAGGTTGTTCAGGAATTGAGCTCCTTGAAGCGGATACATTTGATCTCCATTGCTTCCAATCACTTACCGgtaaattttgatttaataacATACAATGGATCAAACACTGCAATTATTAAGGCTGTTTTATAGTAGGTGTTAATTTTATACAAGAAACTCGATAATGCGTCATGCAATAACGTGTTGGTAATCTCTCAAGCCTCATATGATCACCAACGTGTGTGTTAGTTACTGTGTTAAGTTTTTGTTAATAGTGTTGTGTCATCTCAAGCTTTGCTGAGGTTGTGATCTAGGAGATttcaagatgaaaaatttatgcatgcatgaagcTGGAGATATTTATTGCGGTCTAAGTCTTGCATAACTAGTAAGCCTCATATGAGTGTTGACTGGTACTTTTGTGTATCTTTAGTTACCCAATTATgccaagtattttattttttcatttttttaacctATTGAAACTTAGTTTTATGAAGAAGCATTCTAGAATGTAATGGTACCTGTTGTTGCACGCTGTCATCTCAAATGTTTATAAAGACTAGGGATAATTTTTTGGGGAGAGGTTAGCCCCCTGTTGCGAGCCTCCAATGTATAAAGGGGAGGATGCCATATGTTTGAAAAAATCATCCTATGGGTAAAAGTATGCCACATAAAACAGCAAATCAGATTTGGATAAATTCTTGCCAAGGGTTTTCTTGGAAAGGACCTCAGGGTGGAAATCAATGCGTAAGGCCATGTGTGGTGGCATATCAATGGTTGTGTGGCCTCTATATGAGCAGCAAAAGATAGGCAGGGTGGATTTAGTGGAGGAATTGGAGGGGAGATTAACAATGAACGAGTCAAAAGACGGGTTGGTGAGTGCAGCTGATTTAGAGAACATATTGAGTTAATGAACTTGAAAATATGGAAACAGGTGAAAGAGAGGGTTTTTGCTTTTAGATTTGATGCTGTTAGATTAACTTCCTCATTGAATTTTGTTAAATCCATATTTTCTTTGTAATCCCCCTAATTTAGTATAagaaggtggtgaatgagatcacACATTGGTTGGGATGGAGAAGTTTTTGTAATCTACAATGATTCCAAGGTACTCCAATTATTActttgactagtccttttggagtggAAGCTTAGATGTGGTTTGGGTTTTTCTTGGGTTGTTACATTCTTGGTACAAATTACAACCCCCTTCATCTTCCTCGCCTTCTAGTTGGCAGTTGGCCTGCCTTTTATGCTTTTGTGCTTCTTGGTTGCAATGCATCTAGTGATGGTTCCCGTCCCTTCAATCAAATGGATTACAGTTTTGGTATTACTGGCCTTCTATAGGAAGACGAGAAGAACTTTGGTTGTGGAAGTGAGGATGAggtttttattttggtgcaATAATTTCATCCAAATTTTGCTTCTTTTCATTATGGTGCTGGCTACTACCATTCCTTTCATCCAAATTTGATCATCAAGAAATCTGTTGGCAATAACTCATCCAAGGTCTTCCATGCTTTTCTTTGGGGAGGAATTGGGGATGAAGCCAAGTTCCACCTTGTTAGTTGGGCCAAGGTTTGCTTCACAATCTCTTGTGGAGGATTTGGGTGTACGAGGACCTATAATAAGGTCTTTCTTCAGAAGTGGTTGTGGCGGTATCATCAGGAGGAGGTTTTGTGGAGGGATTTTGTTGATTCTAAGTATgggagcctttttttttttttgggtctgcAACCAGCACAGCACTCTTGATCGACAGAATCGACCCACCTGCATATTCAACCCatgttcccccccccccccccccatcttCAACCCTCCTTTTCCCCTTTTCCTTCAAGCTATACTCTCGCAGCATTGTTGGCTCTCAATTTCACCAACTCGCCGTCGGTTGCCTCCGAATCTCTACCCCGCCGTTATGGTtctcaatttaaaatgaagtaaaaatgtaaaatagaatGACTGAGGAAATAGAAATGGATGTATTGTGAAATGGATGTAATCAGGAAAAtgaattaaagagaaaatggtGCGTTGTGTGAGAAAAGTGAAAAGCTTGtgaagtgtttgataaaatgggaAGATGAACTCAGAAAACTCAAATTTCCATGGTCTTGGTTCTCTCACAGTCACACTCCCAACTCACTGAGCTCAACAACCTGGTCTCCATCGACGAAGTCCTCCACCTCACCGCTAGTCCCGTTCTCCGTAACTAGTCTTCCTCCCTCAACTTTACCCATGCGTTCCACAGTTGCTACAAAACCAAGACCTCGAGACTCTATACCTTCGACGGCAGCAAACAAGACTTTGTAAGTGGGTTAAAACCGATTTTGGGAGAGGGGGGCTAGGGTTTCATCTGTAGATTTTGTAAGCAGGTTGTGCGGGTCGAACCTGATCTAGAGTTAAACTCGTATTGTTCAGATCGGGTCGGGTCACTCATTTTTTTGCACAGGCCTAGTTCTGGGTACTTCAAATTTGAGGTAGGACTGGGCTCTTTCGGATTGCAAGTGAGAGCaagagttaaaaaattgtttgaatttaattttttaatatagtttttgttttgaaatttgaaaaacttgtacttttttgtgttttgtttgaaagtttggaaaatttgtattaattaggtaatgattagatgaaaaagttgaaaatttgaaattgaaaaatattttgtgtttgagtgatatttggaaaataaatattttagaattttttagaataCCTGAGAATACATTGT belongs to Juglans regia cultivar Chandler chromosome 8, Walnut 2.0, whole genome shotgun sequence and includes:
- the LOC108987743 gene encoding trafficking protein particle complex subunit 4-like; protein product: MSLFLFILVISRFFSIFFLQIPLDMAAIYSLYIINKSGGLIFHKDYGSAGRMDTNDSLRVASLWHSMHAISQQLSPVVGCSGIELLEADTFDLHCFQSLTGTKFFVVSEPGTQHMESLLKVIYELYTDYVLKNPFYEIEMPIRCELFDIHLTQAIQKDRVALTGR